In the genome of Arabidopsis thaliana chromosome 4, partial sequence, the window ATGGTGCAACCCAGACTCTTCCACATGTTCAGAGCGATCTGTTCCAAGATCTTATGAAGCATGTTCGATACACCGCACCAGTTTTTCTAGATGAAAAAATCCTTaagtggaagaggaagagtttAGATTTGCTGTTACAGTGTTTGCCTGAAGAGTTCTTAAGCATTTGTGTGAAGTTTACTTTTAGTTAAACTAGTAGCCACTACCCCTGTTTGGTGCAATGTTATACATACCACCTGAAAATCACTATCCACGGTAAGAATTGCACTGTACTGAATCCAATCAAGCTTATTTATTGCTGAAGAGAAGTgtttgaacatttttttatctcaATCCATTAAGTGGAAGAGCCTAGATTTGCTGTTACAGTGTTTGTCTGAACTCTGAAGATCTTTTGTGTGaagtttacttttttgttaaactagTTGCCACTGTAACTGTTTGGAATTGCACTGTATCTTTATCCAATCAAACTTCTTCTGAATTCTACACTTTGGCCTTTCAACATTATAATGGAATCCTCTCACAGAAAACGAAGAAACTACAGGATAGTTAAAAACTTGACACTCcctaatgaagaaaaacagagtttgaCAGGATAATGTCATTGCAGAGATCTCATTTGCGCATAGATCGGTGGAATTCTTTATTGCAAGTAATGAGTGTCATCAGTAGGTTTTTCCTCAAAAATAAGGCTCTCGTTGAGCTGTTGGCAGCTTCAACTCAGAATCTGAATCATCGAGCTCTGAGGCTGGCGTGAAGTAGCAATCCACCATGTCTTTGCTCACATCTTCTAGGCGTGGAGGATCCCACTGCAAATATTAACAAACCACGAATTAGAACGTAAAACCTGGAACATGAACATAAGCTAAAGGAGTTGCAAACGTCTAATTTTGAGGCTGATATGTTTGTATGCACCTTTGGAGCAAAGTCTTTATCTACCAAACGGGCTCGAATACCCTATCAACAGAAAACAACTTCAATATGTGCAAAAAAATGATGCTTTAATTGACAAATTAGTGAAATATTTTACCTCGCAAAAGTCGCCAGAGACTACTTTTGAGACTCCACAAATGGATATACGGTATTCATGTGTGAGACATTGATCAAGGGTTTGGAATCTACCTTCTCGTAtctgagaagagaagaaaccgCCAGAGtcagaaaaatgaaatcctttttgagaaaggagaagaagaaactaaaaggACTTACAGATTGCAAAGTAATCTTTAAGCTCAAAGGTGAAGCTTCTTTGATCTGTTTGAGAGTTTTCTTGCACCATTCATTGCACGAATTAGCAGCTTCATTTTCCTGAGGCACGGTTTAACATAAAAGCTTAGAACTTTACAAAACTCTCAAGCCAAGTCGATCCAAAGTCCTCAAAATTGAAAGATATCATGCTTATGTTAGGGAAAATTTTCTCACCATAGCTTCAATGATTTCTTCAACGGTATCAAGcccaaaatatttatcaatcaaCTCTATCCTGATCAAAGAATATTGGGTTACATGATTGTGGGATATTCAAAGAGATTTGAAGATATGGAGAAAAGGTAAATGATTTACTTGTGCAGTACGCTGCTACTGTCAGGGTAAACAAGATCACCATATTGAGCAAGAGAATCCTCAATGACAGCAGGATCATCGGTCAACAGTTTACCAATCCTCTCTTCAATCAACGGAAGTCTCTGCCATAACAACTTATATAAGGAATGTGCTTAAgaggaaagaacaaaacatgagACAAGGTAAGAAAAGTGCATCACACCGCGTTTAAGCAATAGTGGGTGGCAAGGCCACATGCTATCATTTCGACACCATTAAGTTTCTGCCCCGTTAGAGCCAAGTATTCCCCTgaacaagaaaacacagaaAACTGCTTCAGAAACACCAAAATATCGCAGTTAAGTATTTGTATACCAATCACattcaaatctaaaa includes:
- a CDS encoding ATP-dependent caseinolytic (Clp) protease/crotonase family protein (ATP-dependent caseinolytic (Clp) protease/crotonase family protein; FUNCTIONS IN: 3-hydroxyisobutyryl-CoA hydrolase activity, catalytic activity; INVOLVED IN: fatty acid beta-oxidation, metabolic process; LOCATED IN: mitochondrion; EXPRESSED IN: 22 plant structures; EXPRESSED DURING: 12 growth stages; CONTAINS InterPro DOMAIN/s: Crotonase, core (InterPro:IPR001753); BEST Arabidopsis thaliana protein match is: ATP-dependent caseinolytic (Clp) protease/crotonase family protein (TAIR:AT3G60510.1); Has 22679 Blast hits to 22670 proteins in 1880 species: Archae - 357; Bacteria - 15693; Metazoa - 1078; Fungi - 640; Plants - 575; Viruses - 0; Other Eukaryotes - 4336 (source: NCBI BLink).), with amino-acid sequence MQTVKALRRVSEPLQWVRSVSYGRRFSALPNYSASDADFEDQVLVEGKAKSRAAILNNPSSLNALSAPMVGRLKRLYESWEENPAISFVLMKGSGKTFCSGADVLSLYHSINEGNTEESKLFFENLYKFVYLQGTYLKPNIAIMDGVTMGCGGGISLPGMFRVATDKTVLAHPEVQIGFHPDAGASYYLSRLPGYLGEYLALTGQKLNGVEMIACGLATHYCLNARLPLIEERIGKLLTDDPAVIEDSLAQYGDLVYPDSSSVLHKIELIDKYFGLDTVEEIIEAMENEAANSCNEWCKKTLKQIKEASPLSLKITLQSIREGRFQTLDQCLTHEYRISICGVSKVVSGDFCEGIRARLVDKDFAPKWDPPRLEDVSKDMVDCYFTPASELDDSDSELKLPTAQREPYF